In Rhizobium sp. ARZ01, a genomic segment contains:
- the metG gene encoding methionine--tRNA ligase: MTDTSPFYITTAIAYPNGKPHIGHAYELIATDAVARYQRLDGRDVFFLTGTDEHGQKMQQTARKEGLTAQELADRNTAEFQKMAVLLNASNDDFIRTTEPRHHEASQIIWQRMADAGDIYKDSYSGWYSVRDEAYYQENETELRDDGVRYGPQGTPVEWVEEESYFFRLSNYQDKLLQLYETQPDFVGPAERRNEVMSFVKSGLKDLSVSRTTFDWGIKVPNDPAHVMYVWVDALTNYITATGYLTDPNGPRAKYWPADIHMIGKDIIRFHAVYWPAFLMSAGLPLPKRVFAHGFLLNKGEKMSKSLGNVVDPVNLVDHFGLDQMRYFLLREVSFGQDGSYSEEGIATRINSDLANGIGNLASRSLSMIVKNCDGKIPVCGPLTEADKTMLASADALHAITRDEMGKLMIHRALTAIIAVVSEADRYFAGEAPWALKKTDPERMGTVLYVTAEVVRQIAILLQPFMPASAGKLLDLVAAPADKRDFAALGEAGRLVSGTPLEAPTPVFPRYVAPEA; encoded by the coding sequence ATGACAGACACGTCGCCCTTCTACATCACGACGGCAATCGCCTATCCGAACGGCAAGCCGCACATCGGCCACGCTTACGAGCTGATCGCGACGGACGCGGTGGCACGTTATCAGCGGCTCGACGGACGCGATGTGTTCTTCCTGACGGGCACTGACGAGCATGGCCAGAAGATGCAGCAGACCGCGCGTAAGGAAGGGCTGACCGCGCAGGAACTCGCCGACCGCAACACGGCCGAGTTCCAGAAGATGGCCGTGCTTTTGAATGCGTCCAACGACGACTTCATTCGAACGACCGAGCCGCGCCACCACGAGGCGAGCCAGATCATCTGGCAGCGCATGGCCGATGCCGGCGACATCTACAAGGACAGCTATTCCGGCTGGTACTCGGTTCGCGACGAAGCCTATTATCAGGAAAACGAGACGGAACTGCGCGACGATGGTGTGCGCTACGGGCCGCAGGGCACGCCGGTCGAGTGGGTGGAGGAGGAAAGCTATTTCTTCCGCCTGTCGAACTACCAGGACAAACTGCTGCAGCTCTACGAAACGCAGCCGGATTTCGTCGGCCCGGCCGAGCGGCGCAATGAAGTCATGTCCTTCGTCAAGTCGGGTCTCAAGGACTTGTCGGTATCGCGCACGACCTTCGACTGGGGCATTAAGGTCCCGAACGATCCAGCGCACGTCATGTATGTCTGGGTCGACGCGCTGACCAACTACATCACCGCCACCGGCTATCTCACGGATCCGAACGGTCCGCGGGCGAAATATTGGCCGGCGGACATTCACATGATCGGCAAGGACATCATCCGCTTCCACGCCGTCTATTGGCCGGCCTTCCTGATGTCGGCAGGTCTGCCGCTGCCCAAGCGCGTCTTCGCCCACGGCTTCCTGCTCAATAAGGGCGAGAAGATGTCGAAGTCGCTCGGCAACGTCGTCGATCCGGTCAATCTCGTGGATCATTTCGGCCTCGACCAGATGCGCTACTTCCTGCTGCGCGAAGTCTCCTTCGGCCAGGATGGAAGCTATAGCGAGGAGGGGATCGCAACCCGCATCAACTCCGACCTTGCCAACGGCATCGGCAACCTCGCCAGCCGCTCGCTGTCGATGATCGTCAAGAATTGCGACGGGAAGATTCCAGTCTGCGGACCGCTGACGGAGGCCGACAAGACCATGCTGGCGTCTGCGGATGCGCTGCATGCGATCACGCGCGACGAGATGGGCAAGCTGATGATCCATCGGGCGTTGACCGCGATCATCGCCGTCGTGTCCGAGGCCGACCGCTATTTCGCCGGCGAGGCACCCTGGGCGCTGAAAAAGACCGATCCGGAGCGGATGGGCACGGTGCTCTACGTAACCGCAGAGGTGGTGCGCCAGATTGCAATCCTGCTCCAGCCTTTCATGCCGGCTTCGGCGGGCAAGCTTTTGGACCTCGTCGCCGCGCCTGCCGACAAGCGGGACTTTGCCGCTCTTGGTGAAGCGGGCAGGCTCGTCAGCGGCACGCCGCTGGAAGCGCCGACGCCGGTGTTCCCGCGCTATGTCGCGCCAGAGGCTTGA
- a CDS encoding ABC transporter permease — protein MARHSVRRQRGFTPIALLCFVLLYLPIATMVVFAFNAGTTVGTLDGLSMRWFSTAWNNERIIDATIRSLTVALIAAPVATIAATMAALATTRTAAYRGLTFKVAFINQPLMIPEIVTAVALLVVFSRIKVWTGYTGIGYLIIAHIAFCIPFAFLPIRARLQTMDLSLDRAAADLYARPWMVFRRVTFPLLWPAILAGFMLAFVVSLDDVVITEFIKSAGQETLPTYMLGQLRRAVTPEMNAISTMFLALSIVIVTIFFLLSRKKD, from the coding sequence ATGGCTAGGCATTCGGTGAGGCGCCAGCGCGGGTTTACCCCCATCGCCCTTCTTTGCTTCGTTCTTCTCTACTTGCCGATCGCGACGATGGTGGTTTTCGCCTTTAACGCCGGAACCACGGTCGGTACGCTCGACGGTCTGTCGATGCGGTGGTTCTCGACGGCCTGGAACAATGAACGCATCATAGATGCGACGATCAGGTCGCTCACCGTCGCCCTGATTGCCGCGCCTGTCGCGACCATCGCCGCAACGATGGCTGCACTCGCCACTACACGCACCGCGGCCTACCGCGGGCTGACGTTCAAGGTCGCCTTCATCAATCAGCCGCTCATGATTCCCGAAATCGTCACCGCGGTGGCGCTTCTCGTGGTCTTTTCGCGGATAAAGGTCTGGACTGGCTACACCGGGATTGGCTACCTGATCATCGCGCACATCGCCTTCTGCATTCCCTTCGCTTTCCTGCCGATCCGCGCGCGCCTCCAGACGATGGATCTGTCCCTCGATCGAGCGGCGGCAGACCTCTATGCACGCCCCTGGATGGTGTTCCGACGGGTTACCTTCCCGCTCCTGTGGCCAGCCATCCTCGCCGGTTTCATGCTCGCCTTCGTCGTCTCGCTCGACGACGTCGTGATTACGGAATTCATCAAATCGGCAGGACAGGAAACACTGCCCACCTACATGCTGGGCCAGTTGCGGCGCGCCGTGACCCCAGAGATGAACGCCATCTCGACGATGTTTCTGGCGCTCTCGATCGTCATCGTCACCATCTTCTTCCTCCTCAGCCGCAAGAAGGACTGA
- a CDS encoding MBL fold metallo-hydrolase, protein MSYRRRFTILGCGSSPGVPRITGDWGDCDPNNPKNRRTRTALLVEQIGPDGRTTVAIDTGPDFREQMIAAQVKSIDAVLYTHAHADHIHGIDDIRGFVQYSKKQVPIWADLETMARIREGFPYCIETPPGSFYPPIVTANLIDPIDMPVVIRGAGGAIRFDPLLQVHGSIHSLGFRVGNVAYCTDVSAFPEATANRLAGLDLLIIDALQYRTHASHFSLGEALEWIERLAPARAVLTHMHTPLDYDKVMSETPDHVEPAYDQMVIEFDVTDEAISLDTTTYAD, encoded by the coding sequence GTGTCATACCGCCGGCGCTTCACCATTCTCGGCTGCGGTTCTTCTCCAGGGGTCCCGCGGATTACCGGCGACTGGGGCGACTGCGATCCGAACAACCCGAAAAACCGCCGCACCCGGACCGCGTTGCTGGTCGAGCAGATCGGGCCGGATGGCCGAACGACGGTGGCAATTGACACCGGGCCGGATTTTCGCGAGCAGATGATCGCCGCGCAGGTCAAGAGCATCGACGCGGTGCTGTATACGCATGCCCATGCCGATCACATTCACGGCATCGACGATATCCGTGGCTTCGTCCAGTACAGCAAAAAGCAGGTGCCGATCTGGGCTGACTTAGAGACGATGGCGCGCATTCGCGAGGGTTTTCCGTATTGCATCGAGACGCCTCCCGGCAGTTTCTACCCGCCGATCGTCACTGCGAACCTGATTGATCCTATCGACATGCCGGTGGTTATCCGCGGAGCAGGGGGCGCCATCCGGTTCGACCCGCTGCTGCAGGTTCACGGGTCAATCCATTCTCTCGGCTTTCGCGTCGGCAACGTCGCCTATTGCACCGATGTCAGCGCCTTTCCGGAAGCGACGGCCAATCGATTGGCCGGCCTCGACCTGCTGATTATCGACGCCCTGCAGTACCGAACACACGCGAGCCACTTTTCGCTCGGCGAGGCGCTGGAGTGGATCGAGCGGCTGGCACCGGCCCGTGCGGTTCTAACCCACATGCATACGCCGCTGGACTATGACAAGGTGATGAGCGAGACGCCCGATCACGTCGAACCCGCCTACGACCAGATGGTCATCGAGTTCGACGTTACCGATGAGGCGATTTCCCTCGATACCACGACGTACGCGGATTAG
- a CDS encoding amidase, with protein MSDLELCYMPAHEALRRFKTRDLSPVELMEATIRRAEAMKSPVNALTYTHFDEAMDRARRAEAKYAKGARTGALEGLPVGIKDESEIKGKPTSLGSLIHKDHVADRTSTMNARIMAAGGIVHARTSTPEFCCSGVTWSRLWGVTRNPWNPDFTCGGSSGGAAASLGSGTSTLATGSDIGGSIRIPASLCGVVGYKPPYGRNPDDPPFNLDFFCHTGPMARTVRDTILLQNVMAGPSPHDITTLRPKLRLPLDYKPIKGWKIAFSMDLGGFQVDPEVQKNTLAALDVFRSLGATVEEIDLGWKPNVLDAGLDYLQHIFGGYLSRLLKEHGDKMTTYARHFAEQGRKSKAADYVGTLEVIGDMYMTLGPILERYNVLICPTTALPAVPADFDQSTGTVEINGKQVNPMLGWAMTTPFNMMSRCPVLSVPSGRASNGVPTGIQIVGRTYCDADVFRAGMAFESVQGPWYGNAASRPSL; from the coding sequence ATGAGTGATCTTGAACTTTGTTACATGCCCGCACACGAGGCACTCCGCCGTTTCAAAACGCGGGACCTTTCACCTGTCGAACTGATGGAAGCGACGATCCGCCGGGCAGAGGCGATGAAGAGCCCGGTCAACGCACTGACCTACACCCATTTCGACGAAGCGATGGATCGGGCGCGCCGGGCCGAAGCAAAATATGCCAAGGGTGCACGAACCGGAGCGCTTGAGGGCCTTCCTGTCGGCATCAAGGACGAAAGCGAGATCAAGGGCAAGCCAACCTCGCTGGGTTCGCTTATTCACAAGGACCATGTGGCCGACCGGACTTCGACGATGAATGCCCGGATCATGGCGGCCGGCGGCATCGTTCATGCCCGCACCTCCACCCCGGAGTTTTGCTGCTCGGGGGTCACCTGGTCGCGTCTCTGGGGTGTCACGCGCAACCCATGGAACCCCGATTTCACTTGTGGCGGCTCCTCGGGCGGGGCGGCGGCCTCGCTCGGATCGGGAACCTCGACGCTCGCCACCGGCTCCGATATCGGCGGGTCGATCCGCATTCCGGCGTCCCTCTGCGGCGTGGTCGGCTACAAGCCTCCCTATGGCCGCAATCCCGACGATCCGCCTTTCAATCTGGACTTCTTCTGCCATACGGGTCCGATGGCGCGGACGGTCCGGGACACGATCCTTCTTCAGAACGTGATGGCCGGCCCAAGCCCGCATGACATCACCACGTTGCGACCCAAGTTGCGCCTGCCGCTCGACTACAAGCCGATCAAGGGATGGAAGATCGCCTTTTCCATGGATCTTGGGGGCTTCCAGGTCGATCCGGAGGTCCAGAAGAACACGCTTGCGGCGCTCGACGTCTTCCGCTCGCTGGGCGCCACGGTGGAGGAAATCGACCTGGGCTGGAAGCCGAATGTCCTTGATGCCGGTCTTGACTATCTGCAACACATTTTCGGCGGCTACCTCTCGCGGCTCCTGAAGGAGCATGGCGACAAGATGACCACCTATGCGCGGCACTTCGCAGAGCAAGGACGGAAGTCTAAAGCGGCAGATTATGTCGGGACCCTCGAGGTTATCGGTGACATGTACATGACCCTCGGACCGATACTGGAGCGCTACAACGTCCTTATCTGCCCGACCACCGCCCTGCCCGCCGTACCCGCAGACTTCGACCAATCCACCGGCACGGTCGAGATCAACGGCAAGCAGGTCAATCCCATGCTTGGTTGGGCGATGACGACGCCGTTCAACATGATGAGCCGCTGCCCCGTCCTTTCGGTACCCTCGGGGCGTGCCAGCAACGGTGTGCCGACCGGAATCCAGATCGTTGGGCGCACTTATTGCGATGCGGACGTGTTCCGCGCAGGCATGGCCTTCGAGAGTGTGCAAGGTCCCTGGTATGGCAATGCCGCCAGCCGCCCAAGCCTTTAG
- the bluB gene encoding 5,6-dimethylbenzimidazole synthase — MDYSGLLPAQPLPPTERAGVYRAIFTRRDTRGEFLPDSIPDELLSRILLAAHHAPSVGFMQPWSFIIIRDTGTRRQVHDAFLKAHAEAELLFPEPLRNTYRGLKLEGIMEAPVNICVVCDRDRAGPAVIGRTHIRAMDLYSTACAVQNLWLAARAEGLGVGWVSIFDNGTVQRILNIPKRIVPIAYLCVGQVKGYHDRPELEKAGWRDRLSIGSLVHFEEWGRQDAHADIITQLVRDERDAREHRWAANCPS, encoded by the coding sequence ATGGACTATTCAGGTCTTTTGCCGGCTCAGCCGCTGCCACCCACCGAGCGTGCGGGTGTATATCGGGCCATTTTCACAAGGAGAGACACGAGAGGTGAGTTCCTACCGGATTCGATTCCGGACGAACTACTAAGTCGTATCCTCCTCGCAGCGCATCACGCGCCCTCGGTCGGCTTCATGCAACCTTGGAGTTTCATCATAATTCGGGATACGGGGACGCGCCGGCAAGTCCATGACGCGTTCCTGAAAGCGCATGCCGAGGCGGAACTCTTGTTTCCCGAACCGCTTCGCAACACGTATCGGGGCCTGAAGCTCGAAGGGATCATGGAGGCACCTGTTAATATCTGCGTTGTCTGTGATCGCGACCGAGCCGGACCTGCCGTGATCGGACGCACACACATTCGGGCGATGGATCTCTATAGCACCGCCTGCGCGGTCCAGAACCTGTGGCTTGCCGCGCGCGCCGAAGGGCTTGGCGTTGGCTGGGTGAGCATCTTCGACAATGGAACAGTGCAACGTATTCTGAATATACCGAAGCGAATTGTTCCGATTGCCTATCTATGTGTCGGGCAGGTGAAAGGCTATCATGATCGCCCCGAGTTGGAAAAAGCAGGCTGGCGCGATCGCCTTTCGATTGGATCCCTTGTGCATTTCGAAGAATGGGGTCGCCAGGACGCCCACGCGGACATAATCACCCAGCTCGTACGTGATGAACGAGATGCTCGCGAACATCGATGGGCGGCGAACTGCCCGTCGTAG
- a CDS encoding ABC transporter ATP-binding protein, producing the protein MPDEKSAIEIRDVTKLFGAFKALEGVSVSIRENEFFTLLGPSGCGKTTLLRLIAGFEYPTDGAILLHGKDIAALPPYQRPINTVFQNYALFPHMTVSENIGFGLEMLGKPKAVIAARVEEMLRLVRMESLRHRRTTELSGGQQQRVALARALAPAPKVLLLDEPLSALDYKLRKEMQIELKRLQLETGITFIFVTHDQEEALTMSDRIAVLSSGQILQVGNPREIYDSPGDRFVADFIGEANFLNGEIVGVEEGRARVRLASGAEIVARLPASAPQEGKVTVIVRPEHAQIHTDQRPSSLSGTLESIVYFGTDTHLHVRLADGDQFVVRRQNSPSQDAALMAGATVGVVFDPAAAQVLRG; encoded by the coding sequence TTGCCAGATGAGAAGTCCGCAATTGAAATCCGTGACGTCACGAAACTGTTCGGGGCTTTCAAGGCGCTGGAAGGCGTGTCCGTCTCGATCCGTGAAAACGAGTTCTTCACCCTTCTCGGCCCGTCGGGCTGCGGAAAGACGACGCTTCTGCGGCTGATCGCTGGATTCGAATATCCGACCGACGGCGCAATTCTTCTGCACGGCAAGGATATTGCTGCGCTGCCGCCCTATCAGCGGCCGATCAACACGGTATTCCAGAATTACGCCCTGTTTCCGCACATGACCGTCAGTGAAAATATCGGGTTCGGTCTGGAAATGTTGGGCAAGCCAAAGGCGGTGATCGCTGCGCGCGTGGAGGAGATGCTGCGTCTCGTGCGGATGGAGAGCCTAAGGCACCGCAGGACAACCGAGCTTTCCGGCGGCCAGCAGCAGCGTGTGGCTCTGGCACGTGCACTGGCGCCTGCCCCGAAGGTGCTTCTCCTGGATGAGCCGCTGAGCGCGCTCGACTACAAGCTGCGCAAGGAGATGCAGATCGAACTGAAGCGTCTTCAGCTCGAAACCGGTATCACCTTCATCTTTGTCACCCACGACCAGGAAGAAGCGCTGACCATGTCGGACCGCATTGCGGTTCTTTCCAGCGGCCAAATCCTGCAAGTGGGCAACCCGCGCGAGATCTATGACAGTCCCGGCGACCGGTTCGTCGCCGATTTTATCGGTGAAGCGAATTTCCTGAATGGCGAGATCGTTGGCGTCGAAGAGGGTCGGGCGCGGGTTCGGCTTGCGTCCGGCGCCGAGATCGTTGCCCGGCTTCCGGCCTCAGCACCGCAGGAGGGCAAGGTGACGGTCATTGTCCGTCCCGAGCATGCCCAAATCCACACCGATCAAAGGCCCTCCTCTCTGAGCGGGACGCTGGAGAGCATCGTGTATTTCGGCACCGACACCCACCTGCATGTCCGGCTTGCCGATGGAGACCAGTTCGTAGTGCGCCGCCAGAACAGCCCGTCGCAGGACGCGGCTCTGATGGCCGGAGCCACGGTCGGCGTGGTATTCGACCCGGCCGCCGCTCAAGTTCTGAGAGGCTGA
- a CDS encoding extracellular solute-binding protein — translation MRSLVMTAASIFALLPIGSAQAEGVLNIFTWGEYTNPDLIKKFEEKYDVKVTITDFDSNDTALAKARQGGNDFDIVVPTSTFVKIWIDEGLLLETRPDQMENFKNVDPRWVDVDFDPGRRYTVPWQWGTTGVTVDTSVYSGDPNTSAIFLDPPAELKGKVSVLPEMGDIMTLAIYYEGGQEACTDDKELLRKVRDRLVAARPSWVALDYPSIEKYTSGDYSAGVIWGGGSLRVRLINPNFVYGYPKEGYSIWMDNVAVLKSAPNVENAKLFQNFIMDPENAALISAYARYANGIAGSEKFMPEDMKNAPEIVVPAEFVDKGKFTPACSPEINEMYTKIWTEVLK, via the coding sequence ATGCGATCGCTTGTTATGACTGCTGCATCAATCTTCGCACTCTTGCCCATCGGAAGCGCCCAAGCGGAAGGCGTCTTGAACATCTTCACCTGGGGGGAATACACCAATCCCGATCTGATCAAGAAGTTCGAAGAGAAGTACGACGTCAAGGTGACGATTACCGACTTCGACTCCAACGACACGGCGCTGGCCAAGGCGCGTCAGGGCGGCAATGATTTCGACATCGTCGTGCCGACCTCCACTTTTGTGAAGATCTGGATCGACGAAGGGCTTCTGCTGGAAACCCGCCCCGACCAGATGGAAAACTTCAAGAATGTCGATCCGCGCTGGGTCGACGTGGATTTTGACCCGGGTCGCCGCTACACGGTGCCGTGGCAATGGGGAACCACCGGCGTAACGGTGGACACTTCGGTCTACTCCGGAGATCCGAACACCTCGGCGATCTTTCTCGATCCGCCTGCCGAGTTGAAGGGCAAAGTCAGCGTCCTGCCCGAGATGGGCGATATTATGACCCTCGCGATCTACTACGAAGGCGGCCAGGAAGCCTGTACCGACGACAAGGAACTGCTGCGCAAGGTCCGGGACCGGTTGGTCGCGGCGCGGCCGTCGTGGGTGGCGCTGGATTACCCCAGCATCGAAAAATACACCTCCGGCGACTACTCCGCGGGCGTCATCTGGGGCGGAGGCTCTCTGCGGGTGCGGCTCATCAATCCGAACTTCGTCTACGGCTACCCGAAAGAAGGCTATTCGATCTGGATGGACAATGTGGCTGTGCTGAAGTCGGCTCCAAACGTCGAGAACGCCAAGCTGTTCCAGAATTTCATCATGGATCCGGAGAACGCCGCCCTGATCTCGGCCTATGCGCGCTATGCCAACGGCATTGCAGGGTCGGAGAAGTTCATGCCGGAAGACATGAAGAACGCGCCGGAGATCGTGGTGCCGGCCGAGTTTGTCGATAAGGGCAAATTCACCCCGGCCTGTTCGCCGGAGATCAATGAAATGTACACGAAAATTTGGACCGAAGTCCTGAAGTGA
- a CDS encoding TatD family hydrolase, translating to MLIDTHCHLDFADFEAERDDIVARAHAAGVGQMITISTRVRKFPEILAIAEKYPTVFCSVGTHPHNADEELDVTVDELVRLSEHPRVVAIGEAGLDYFYDNAPREAQAEGLRNHIAAARLTGLPLVIHSRSADEDMAAILTEETGKGAFPFLLHCFSSGEELARVGVELGGYVSFSGILTFPKSEELRQIAKTVPTERMLVETDAPYLAPKPFRGKRNEPAYVAHTASVLAETLGLSDAEIASITTDNAFRLFSKMPRV from the coding sequence ATGCTGATCGACACCCACTGCCATCTGGACTTCGCCGACTTCGAGGCCGAGCGCGACGACATCGTGGCGCGCGCCCATGCCGCCGGTGTCGGCCAGATGATCACAATCTCGACGCGGGTGCGGAAGTTTCCGGAGATCCTGGCGATCGCCGAAAAATATCCGACCGTGTTCTGCTCGGTCGGCACGCATCCGCACAACGCCGATGAGGAGCTCGACGTCACGGTGGACGAGCTTGTCCGGCTGTCCGAACACCCGCGCGTCGTTGCGATCGGGGAGGCGGGGCTCGACTATTTCTACGACAACGCGCCGCGCGAGGCGCAGGCCGAGGGCCTGCGCAACCACATCGCCGCAGCGCGTTTGACCGGCCTGCCGCTGGTCATTCACAGCCGGTCGGCCGACGAGGACATGGCGGCGATCCTGACCGAGGAGACGGGGAAGGGCGCCTTTCCATTCCTGCTACACTGTTTCTCTTCAGGAGAGGAGCTTGCCCGCGTCGGCGTTGAACTCGGCGGCTACGTTTCGTTTTCCGGCATTTTGACTTTTCCGAAGTCGGAAGAACTGCGCCAGATCGCAAAGACGGTTCCGACAGAGCGAATGCTGGTCGAAACCGACGCGCCCTATCTCGCGCCGAAACCGTTCCGGGGCAAGCGCAACGAACCGGCCTATGTGGCGCATACCGCTTCGGTGCTGGCCGAGACGCTGGGGCTGAGCGACGCGGAGATCGCATCGATAACGACGGATAACGCGTTCCGTCTCTTCTCCAAGATGCCGAGGGTCTGA
- a CDS encoding ABC transporter permease: MTNAAQFALAAAREDVRNRWWLASPALLIVFLAAIGPLAVVVLYSVMVKGEYGDVKYWQFSLDGWFSVFFERDLFDDTVTLADAHLTILWRSVKLSLITTLVTLLLGFPTAYFIATRGRQWRDLWLFLITLPFWTNLLIRTFAIQEVFRNEGVLNNALLWIGVVERPLQVMFTELGILLGMAYVYLPLMVLPLYASLERFDFRYAEAASDLYANNFKILRRIIIPMVRPGIVAGSILVFIPSLGAYVTPRLMGGGKSLMLGNLIELQFGQGRNWPLGAALSITLTGIVMLALLVYVRTASKSGSDHHG; the protein is encoded by the coding sequence ATGACGAATGCTGCGCAATTCGCCCTGGCCGCTGCGCGCGAGGACGTGCGAAACCGCTGGTGGCTCGCCTCCCCGGCCCTGCTGATCGTTTTTCTGGCGGCGATCGGGCCGCTTGCGGTGGTCGTGCTCTATTCAGTCATGGTCAAGGGCGAATATGGCGACGTCAAATACTGGCAGTTCTCGCTCGACGGCTGGTTCAGCGTTTTCTTCGAGCGCGACCTGTTCGATGACACCGTAACACTCGCGGACGCACATCTGACCATCCTGTGGCGTTCCGTGAAGCTGTCTCTTATCACAACGCTCGTAACGCTGCTCCTGGGCTTTCCCACAGCTTATTTCATCGCCACCCGTGGCCGGCAGTGGCGGGACTTGTGGTTGTTTCTGATAACCCTGCCCTTCTGGACTAACCTGCTGATCCGCACGTTCGCCATTCAGGAGGTGTTCCGCAACGAAGGCGTGTTGAACAACGCGCTCCTCTGGATCGGCGTAGTTGAGCGGCCGTTACAGGTTATGTTTACCGAGCTCGGCATCCTTCTGGGTATGGCCTATGTCTATTTGCCGCTGATGGTCCTTCCGCTCTATGCGAGCCTCGAGCGGTTCGATTTCCGCTATGCCGAGGCGGCATCTGATCTTTACGCCAACAACTTCAAGATTTTGCGTCGGATCATCATTCCGATGGTGCGGCCGGGCATCGTCGCCGGATCGATTCTGGTCTTCATACCATCGCTCGGAGCTTATGTTACGCCCCGGCTTATGGGGGGGGGAAAGAGCCTGATGCTCGGCAACCTGATTGAGCTCCAGTTCGGTCAGGGACGCAATTGGCCGCTGGGGGCGGCTCTCTCCATCACGCTCACCGGCATCGTCATGCTGGCCCTCCTCGTCTATGTGCGCACCGCGTCGAAATCCGGGAGCGATCATCATGGCTAG
- a CDS encoding phosphoribosylaminoimidazolesuccinocarboxamide synthase yields the protein MRVLSDAFIPELPGRYKGKVRENYDLPDGSRIIIATDRLSAFDVILTSIPFKGQVLTQTARYWFEQTADICPNHVLAYPDPNVVIGTRLDILPVEVVVRGYLAGTTGTSILTKYKHGEREMYGIRLPDGLRDNEKLPQPIITPTSKAFDGGHDEPLSGDEILAQGLLTAEQWETVSRYALALFARGQERAAERGLILVDTKYEFGTDKDGRIVLADEIHTPDSSRYWIADGYDEAFAAGKRPQSFDKDFVRAWVTERCDPYKDPIPEIPADLIEQTSKVYIQAYETITGQKFGPDLTGGTVLERIRTNLRPYFNE from the coding sequence CTGCGCGTACTTTCAGATGCCTTCATTCCCGAACTGCCGGGCCGCTACAAGGGCAAGGTTCGCGAGAACTACGATCTGCCCGATGGCAGCCGGATCATCATTGCCACGGACCGTCTCAGCGCCTTCGACGTGATCCTGACGTCGATACCGTTCAAGGGCCAGGTGCTGACGCAGACTGCGCGTTACTGGTTCGAGCAAACGGCCGACATCTGCCCGAATCACGTTCTGGCCTATCCGGATCCGAACGTGGTCATCGGCACGCGACTCGACATTTTGCCCGTCGAGGTCGTCGTGCGCGGCTATCTCGCCGGAACGACAGGCACGTCGATCCTGACCAAATACAAGCATGGCGAGCGCGAGATGTACGGCATCCGCCTGCCGGATGGGCTGCGCGACAACGAGAAGTTGCCGCAACCGATCATCACGCCGACGAGCAAGGCCTTCGACGGCGGCCATGACGAACCGCTGTCTGGAGACGAAATCCTGGCCCAGGGCCTGCTGACGGCCGAGCAATGGGAAACCGTTTCGCGTTATGCGCTGGCGCTCTTTGCCCGCGGCCAGGAACGGGCCGCCGAGCGCGGCTTGATCCTCGTCGATACGAAGTATGAGTTCGGCACCGACAAGGACGGCCGGATCGTCCTCGCTGACGAGATCCATACGCCCGACAGCAGCCGCTATTGGATCGCCGACGGCTACGATGAGGCTTTTGCAGCGGGCAAACGTCCGCAGAGCTTCGACAAGGATTTCGTGCGCGCCTGGGTCACAGAGCGTTGCGATCCCTACAAGGATCCGATCCCGGAGATTCCGGCCGACCTGATCGAGCAGACCTCAAAGGTCTACATCCAGGCCTACGAGACCATCACCGGGCAAAAATTCGGTCCCGATCTCACAGGTGGCACAGTCCTGGAACGCATTCGCACCAATTTGCGGCCATACTTCAATGAGTGA